Proteins encoded within one genomic window of Gallus gallus isolate bGalGal1 chromosome 1, bGalGal1.mat.broiler.GRCg7b, whole genome shotgun sequence:
- the CASP2 gene encoding caspase-2 isoform X1 has protein sequence MLGACGMQRYHQEALKKNRVMLARELVLKELMEHMIEKDIITIEMVEMIQAKSGSFSQNVEFLNLLPKRGPNAFSAFCEALQETKQQHLAEMILKTESSLRHGIATLEQRYGSNLPLPLSESCNSKRPRLIVEHSLDSGDGPPIPPVKHCTPEFYRDHQHLAYKLISEPRGLALILSNIHFSSEKDLEYRSGGDVDCASLELLFKHLGYQVTVFHDQSAEEMESALERFSKLPDHQDVDSCIVALLSHGVEGGVYGTDGKLLQLQEAFRLFDNANCPNLQNKPKMFFIQACRGDETDRGVDQRDGKERSDSPGCEESDANKEENLKLRLPTRSDMICGYACLKGTAAMRNTKRGSWYIEALTTVFAEDSRDTHVADMLVKVNRQIKQREGYAPGTEFHRCKEMSEYCSTLCRDLYLFPGYVPGK, from the exons ATGCTGGGAGCATGCGGCATGCAGCGATACCACCAGGAAGCTCTGAAGAAGAACCGGGTGATGCTGGCGAGAGAGCTGGTTTTAAAAGAGTTGATGGAACACATGATAGAGAAGGATATCATCACCATTGAGATGGTGGAAATGATACAG GCAAAGTCTGGAAGCTTCAGCCAAAATGTGGAATTCCTTAATTTGTTGCCCAAGAGAGGCCCTAATGCCTTTTCAGCCTTCTGTGAAGCTCTACAAGAAACCAAACAGCAGCATCTGGCGGAAATGATCTTGAAGACAGAATCCAGCTTGAGACATGGGATTGCAACG CTTGAACAGCGTTATGGATCAAATCTTCCACTTCCTCTGAGTGAATCATGTAATTCAAAGAGACCACGCTTGATTG TGGAACATTCTTTGGACAGTGGAGATGGTCCTCCGATTCCTCCAGTGAAGCACTGCACTCCAGAATTCTATCGTGATCATCAGCACTTA GCATACAAACTGATATCAGAGCCCCGAGGCTTAGCACTTATTCTCAGCAATAtccatttcagcagtgaaaagGACTTGGAATATCGTTCAGGTGGAGATGTGGACTGTGCTTCCCTAGAGCTGCTTTTCAAGCATCTTGGATATCAAGTGACTGTCTTTCATGATCAAAGTGCAGAG GAAATGGAGAGTGCATTGGAGAGATTCTCTAAATTGCCAGATCATCAGGATGTGGATTCCTGTATTGTAGCTTTACTTTCCCACGGTGTAGAGGGTGGGGTTTATGGCACTGATGGCAAACTCCTACAG ttgCAGGAGGCTTTCAGGCTCTTTGATAATGCAAACTGCCCCAATCTCCAGAATAAGCCCAAAATGTTCTTTATTCAGGCCTGCCGGGGAG ATGAGACAGACCGGGGAGTGGATCAGAGAGATGGCAAAGAACGGTCAGATTCCCCAGGCTGTGAGGAGAGTGAtgcaaacaaggaagaaaatctcaAGCTGCGTTTGCCTACACGCTCCGATATGATCTGTGGATATGCATGTTTGAAAG GCACTGCAGCCATGCGCAACACCAAGCGTGGATCCTGGTATATCGAGGCACTGACCACTGTGTTTGCAGAGGACTCCCGGGACACTCATGTGGCTGACATGTTGGTGAAG GTGAATAGACAAATCAAGCAACGAGAAGGTTATGCCCCAGGCACAGAATTCCATCGCTGCAAGGAAATGTCAGAATACTGTAGTACGCTCTGTCGGGACCTTTACCTATTTCCCGGCTATGTGCCAGGAAAATAA
- the TMEM139 gene encoding transmembrane protein 139 encodes MWLEAHWKNIRQALLLLFTAALLIGVTMLAISSNINPVGYFFLGVGGVCLTGYLLSVFVECYLKNQHRHDTNEIPPNSQSQEAINAAYEAPTYEEVMTMSVPAIWTIASNPGSVPSPLSEPPPYNVVIESIAQGETAVVLPGISVASNTRSTSETDRDSRMHLQLVLPPGQQCFVSDINEMKGNADRFEPLEPLTPPPAYENAINDEVFDDAFQPSIV; translated from the exons ATGTGGTTAGAAGCACACTGGAAGAACATCCGTCAAGCCCTGTTGcttcttttcactgctgctcttctcatTGGGGTCACCATGCTAGCCATTTCATCCAACATTAATCCAGTAGGCTACTTCTTCCTAGGGGTAGGTGGAGTGTGCCTGACTGGCTATTTGCTGAGTGTGTTTGTTGAGTGTTACCTGAAGAACCAGCATCGGCATGACACAAATGAGATACCTCCAAACAGTCAAAGCCAAGAAGC GATAAATGCTGCCTATGAAGCACCTACATACGAGGAGGTGATGACTATGTCAGTGCCAGCAATATGGACAATAGCATCCAATCCAGGCTCAGTGCCCTCACCACTGAGCGAACCTCCCCCTTATAACGTAGTTATTGAATCAATTGCCCAAGGAGAGACTGCCGTGGTACTTCCTGGGATCTCTGTGGCATCAAACACAAGGAGCACCTCCGAGACAGACAGAGACTCCAGGATGCACTTGCAACTGGTTCTGCCCCCAGGCCAGCAGTGCTTTGTTTCAGACATCAACGAAATGAAAGGTAATGCAGATAGGTTTGAGCCACTGGAACCACTCACTCCACCACCTGCTTATGAGAATGCCATCAACGATGAGGTCTTTGATGATGCTTTCCAGCCCTCCATTGTATGA